The genomic DNA GCAGAACAACAACCGGGGCAAAAAAGACGGAAAAACCTATGTCGTCGGCAACAAGCCGGTCATGGAACTCCTCAGGGACGACCCTTCACGAGTGGACTTCGTCGCGTTCAGAAAAGGGAAGCACGACAAACACCTCGAAGAAGTGCTGGCCCTGTGCAAGGCCCAGAACGTCCCGTTCAAGTCCGTTTCCACCAAGGACCTCGACTTCATGTACCGGGGCAATCATCAGGGCATTGCCGCACGATGCGCCGCCCTGTCCTACACCCCGCTGGAGACCATGCTCGAGACCGCGCCCGACGCACCCCTGCCGCTCATCATCGCGCTCGACCAGGTGCAGGACACCGGTAATGTCGGCGTGCTCGCCCGCACCCTCTACGCCCTCGGCGGCGCAGGCCTGATCGTCTGCCAGCACCACGGCGCTTACCTCGGCGCAGGAGCCGTCCGCTCCAGCGCGGGCGCGCTCAACAAGCTGCCGGTAGCCAAGGTCGGCAACATGGCCAACGCCATCAAGGACGCCGTGAACTATGACTATACAGTATACTGCGCCCGCGCCGGCCAGAACTCGCTCGACGCCTACACAGCGGACCTCGAGACCCCGGCGGTGCTCATCCTCGGCAACGAGGAAAAAGGCATTCGTCCCGGCGTCGCCAAGTTCTCCCACCACAGCATCCAGATTCCCTTCCTGCGCGAATTCGATTCCCTCAACGTGGCACAGGCCGGAGCCATTCTCGTCTCGGAGTTCGCGAAGCGGCTGTAAAACCGACAGCACATACCGCATCAGATGACATTGAACAAACGCCCCTCGGATAATAGAG from uncultured Pseudodesulfovibrio sp. includes the following:
- a CDS encoding RNA methyltransferase, encoding MQNNNRGKKDGKTYVVGNKPVMELLRDDPSRVDFVAFRKGKHDKHLEEVLALCKAQNVPFKSVSTKDLDFMYRGNHQGIAARCAALSYTPLETMLETAPDAPLPLIIALDQVQDTGNVGVLARTLYALGGAGLIVCQHHGAYLGAGAVRSSAGALNKLPVAKVGNMANAIKDAVNYDYTVYCARAGQNSLDAYTADLETPAVLILGNEEKGIRPGVAKFSHHSIQIPFLREFDSLNVAQAGAILVSEFAKRL